One window of the Eucalyptus grandis isolate ANBG69807.140 chromosome 8, ASM1654582v1, whole genome shotgun sequence genome contains the following:
- the LOC104415445 gene encoding probable aldo-keto reductase 1, with amino-acid sequence MAEHQGVQIPRVKLGTQGLEVSKLGFGCMGLTGFYDDPVPEEVGISIITDAFAKGITFFDTSDIYGPKINEILVGKALKKLPREEVQLATKFGAVKIEVNNLVIKGTPEYARSCCESSLERLGVEYIDLYYVHRIDTSTPIEETMGELKKLVEEGKVKYIGLSEASPDTIRRAHAVHPITALQMEWSLWTREIEQEIVPLCRELGIGIVPYSPLGRGFFGGKGVTETVPANSFMGMTFPRFQAGNMDKNRVVYARMEKLAKKHNCTPIQLALAWVLHQGGDVVPIPGTTKIKNLDVNIGSLRVKLTEEDVKEISDAVPIDDIAGDRVSEHFVRCLWKYANTPPRDGKPSAN; translated from the exons ATGGCTGAGCATCAGGGGGTTCAGATTCCGCGAGTGAAACTCGGAACTCAGGGTCTTGAG GTTTCGAAGTTGGGTTTTGGCTGCATGGGACTCACGGGCTTTTACGATGATCCTGTCCCGGAGGAAGTCGGCATTTCAATCATCACCGACGCCTTCGCCAAGGGGATAACATTCTTCGACACGTCAGATATATATGGACCCAAAATCAATGAGATTCTTGTTGGAAAG GCATTGAAGAAGTTGCCCCGGGAGGAGGTGCAGCTAGCCACCAAATTCGGTGCTGTGAAAATTGAAGTGAACAATCTCGTGATCAAGGGGACGCCAGAATATGCCCGTTCATGTTGTGAGTCAAGCCTCGAGCGCCTTGGTGTTGAATATATTGACCTCTATTATGTGCATCGAATTGACACATCAACCCCGATAGAGGAAACT ATGGGAGAACTGAAGAAGTTggtggaagaaggaaaagtcaagTATATCGGCCTGTCGGAAGCTAGCCCTGACACCATACGGAGAGCGCACGCAGTTCATCCCATCACGGCCTTACAGATGGAGTGGTCGCTCTGGACTCGCGAAATCGAGCAAGAAATTGTCCCGCTCTGCAG GGAGCTCGGAATTGGCATCGTTCCGTATAGCCCTCTCGGTCGTGGGTTCTTCGGGGGCAAGGGAGTCACAGAAACTGTGCCTGCAAATAGTTTTATG GGAATGACATTTCCTAGGTTTCAAGCAGGGAATATGGACAAAAACAGGGTTGTTTATGCTCGAATGGAGAAGTTAGCGAAAAAGCACAACTGCACCCCTATACAGCTTGCCCTCGCATGGGTTCTCCATCAAGGAGGTGATGTTGTCCCTATACCTG GAACAACGAAAATCAAGAATCTCGATGTCAACATTGGTTCCTTGAGAGTGAAGCTTACAGAGGAAGACGTGAAAGAGATCTCAGATGCTGTGCCAATTGATGACATTGCCGGCGACAGAGTCAGTGAGCACTTTGTCCGCTGCTTGTGGAAGTACGCGAACACGCCCCCGAGAGATGGGAAACCGTCGGCTAACTAG
- the LOC104415447 gene encoding probable aldo-keto reductase 1 isoform X1, whose product MAEHQGDRIPRVKVGAQGLEVSKLGFGCMGLTSIYYDPIPDEVGISIITHAFAKGITFFDTSDIYGPKTNEILVGKALKKLPREEVQLATKFGVVKIEADNMVIKGTPEYVRLCCESSLKRLGVEYIDLYYVHRIDTSVPIEETMGELKKLVEEGKVKYIGLSEASLDTIRRAHAIHPITALQMEWSLWTREIEQEIVPLCRDLGIGIVPYSPLGHGFFGGKGVTETVPANGFLFSPFISQGRFPRFQAKNLDKNKVLYARMEKLAEKHNCSPVQLALAWVLHQGDDVVPIPGTTKIKNLDDNIGSLRVKLTEEDMKEISDAVPIDDIAGDRIDEHHVRCSWKYANTPLRDGKPSAY is encoded by the exons ATGGCTGAGCATCAGGGGGATCGGATTCCGCGAGTGAAAGTCGGAGCTCAGGGTCTTGAG GTTTCAAAGTTGGGTTTTGGCTGCATGGGACTCACTAGTATTTACTATGATCCTATCCCAGATGAAGTCGGCATATCGATCATCACCCATGCATTCGCTAAGGGAATAACATTCTTCGACACGTCAGACATATATGGACCAAAAACCAATGAGATTCTTGTTGGAAAG GCATTGAAGAAGTTGCCGCGGGAGGAGGTGCAGCTAGCCACCAAGTTCGGTGTGGTGAAAATTGAAGCGGACAATATGGTGATCAAGGGGACGCCTGAATATGTCCGCTTGTGTTGTGAGTCAAGCCTCAAGCGCCTTGGTGTCGAGTACATTGACCTCTATTACGTGCACCGGATTGACACATCGGTCCCGATAGAGGAAACT ATGGGGGAACTGAAGAAGTTGGTGGAAGAGGGGAAAGTCAAGTATATTGGCTTGTCAGAGGCCAGCCTTGACACCATACGGAGAGCACACGCAATTCATCCCATCACGGCCTTACAGATGGAGTGGTCACTCTGGACACGAGAAATCGAGCAAGAAATCGTCCCGCTCTGCAG GGACCTCGGAATTGGCATCGTTCCATATAGCCCTCTTGGTCATGGGTTCTTCGGTGGCAAGGGAGTCACTGAAACTGTGCCTGCTAATGGATTTCTG TTTTCCCCTTTTATTTCTCAGGGAAGATTTCCTAGGTTTCAAGCAAAGAATTTGGACAAAAACAAGGTTCTTTACGCTCGAATGGAGAAGTTAGCAGAAAAGCACAATTGCAGCCCTGTACAGCTTGCACTCGCGTGGGTTCTTCATCAAGGCGATGATGTTGTGCCCATCCCTG GAACGACAAAAATTAAGAATCTCGATGATAACATTGGTTCCTTGAGAGTGAAGCTTACGGAGGAAGACATGAAAGAGATCTCGGATGCTGTACCGATTGATGACATTGCCGGTGACAGGATTGATGAGCACCATGTTCGCTGCTCGTGGAAGTATGCGAACACGCCCCTGAGAGATGGGAAACCGTCGGCTTATTAG
- the LOC104415447 gene encoding probable aldo-keto reductase 1 isoform X2, with protein sequence MAEHQGDRIPRVKVGAQGLEVSKLGFGCMGLTSIYYDPIPDEVGISIITHAFAKGITFFDTSDIYGPKTNEILVGKALKKLPREEVQLATKFGVVKIEADNMVIKGTPEYVRLCCESSLKRLGVEYIDLYYVHRIDTSVPIEETMGELKKLVEEGKVKYIGLSEASLDTIRRAHAIHPITALQMEWSLWTREIEQEIVPLCRDLGIGIVPYSPLGHGFFGGKGVTETVPANGFLGRFPRFQAKNLDKNKVLYARMEKLAEKHNCSPVQLALAWVLHQGDDVVPIPGTTKIKNLDDNIGSLRVKLTEEDMKEISDAVPIDDIAGDRIDEHHVRCSWKYANTPLRDGKPSAY encoded by the exons ATGGCTGAGCATCAGGGGGATCGGATTCCGCGAGTGAAAGTCGGAGCTCAGGGTCTTGAG GTTTCAAAGTTGGGTTTTGGCTGCATGGGACTCACTAGTATTTACTATGATCCTATCCCAGATGAAGTCGGCATATCGATCATCACCCATGCATTCGCTAAGGGAATAACATTCTTCGACACGTCAGACATATATGGACCAAAAACCAATGAGATTCTTGTTGGAAAG GCATTGAAGAAGTTGCCGCGGGAGGAGGTGCAGCTAGCCACCAAGTTCGGTGTGGTGAAAATTGAAGCGGACAATATGGTGATCAAGGGGACGCCTGAATATGTCCGCTTGTGTTGTGAGTCAAGCCTCAAGCGCCTTGGTGTCGAGTACATTGACCTCTATTACGTGCACCGGATTGACACATCGGTCCCGATAGAGGAAACT ATGGGGGAACTGAAGAAGTTGGTGGAAGAGGGGAAAGTCAAGTATATTGGCTTGTCAGAGGCCAGCCTTGACACCATACGGAGAGCACACGCAATTCATCCCATCACGGCCTTACAGATGGAGTGGTCACTCTGGACACGAGAAATCGAGCAAGAAATCGTCCCGCTCTGCAG GGACCTCGGAATTGGCATCGTTCCATATAGCCCTCTTGGTCATGGGTTCTTCGGTGGCAAGGGAGTCACTGAAACTGTGCCTGCTAATGGATTTCTG GGAAGATTTCCTAGGTTTCAAGCAAAGAATTTGGACAAAAACAAGGTTCTTTACGCTCGAATGGAGAAGTTAGCAGAAAAGCACAATTGCAGCCCTGTACAGCTTGCACTCGCGTGGGTTCTTCATCAAGGCGATGATGTTGTGCCCATCCCTG GAACGACAAAAATTAAGAATCTCGATGATAACATTGGTTCCTTGAGAGTGAAGCTTACGGAGGAAGACATGAAAGAGATCTCGGATGCTGTACCGATTGATGACATTGCCGGTGACAGGATTGATGAGCACCATGTTCGCTGCTCGTGGAAGTATGCGAACACGCCCCTGAGAGATGGGAAACCGTCGGCTTATTAG